The Agromyces mariniharenae sequence GACGGGTCGCCGGCCGGGTCGACGATGACGAAGGGGATCGCCCGTGCGCGCAGCTGCTCCCGGTACTCGGGCGCGAGCTCCGAGAAGACGAGCACGACGCCCACGGGCCGGCGGCGGATGACGCCGTCGATCCAGTCGGGATCGGGCGCGTGCCGGCTGCCGCTCACGGTGAGCACGACGCTCAGGCCCTCCGCCTTCGCGACCGACTCGACCCCGCCGATGACCTCCATCGACCAGATCGGGTCGAGCTCGTGGAACACGAGCTCGATGAGGTCGGCGTGCGCCTCGGAGCGGCCGGCGCCGCGACGGACGTACCCACGATCGTGCAGGAGCTGCTCGACGCGCGAACGCGTCGCCGGCGCGACATCCGTTCGTCCGTTGAGCACCTTGGAGATGGTCGACAGCGAGACGCCCGCCTCCTCGGCGACCTCGGCCAGCGTCACCCGCTCCCCCGCGACATCCGTTGCCATGTTTCGAAGCCTATCGCCGAAACTTGCGATCCGTGAACAGCGCAGCCGACTCAGGATGCCGCGGCACCGCGCACCTCGCCGGCACGCCCCTCCTCGTCGACGACGGGCACGACGGCGCCCTCGCGGATCCACAGCGGCACGGTGTCGAAGCCGTGCACCTCGCGGCGCCAGCCACCGCCCTCGACGACCTCGCGCGTGAACCAGTTCGTCCACCGGCCCGCGGGCAGGTAGTAGTCCACCTCGCCCGACGCCGAGAACACCGGCGCCACCAGCAAGCTCGGCCCGAGCAGGTACTGCCGGTCGAGGTAGGCCGTCGCCGGGTCGTCGGGGAACTCGAGCTGCATCGGTCGCATGACCGGCCGGCCGGTGCGGTGCGCCTCGTCGCCCGCGGCGACGAGGTACGGGCGCAGCGAAGCCTTGAGCTTCGTGAACGCGCGAGCGACCTCGACCGCGCTCTGGCCCGGTGCCTCGTCGCCGGTGTCGAACGCCCACGGCACGCGGTAGCTCGTCGAGCCGTGCAGCCGCGAGTGGCTCGAGAGCAGCCCGAACGCGAGCCAGCGCTTGAACACCGCCGGGTCGGGGTCGCCCTCGAAGCCGCCGATGTCGTGGCTCCAGTAGCCGAAGCCGCTGAGCGCGAGCGACAGGCCGCCGCGCAGGCTCTCGGCCATGGAGGTGAAGGTCGACGAGTTGTCGCCGCCCCAGTGCACGGGCATCGACTGGCCGCCGGCCGTGGCCGACCGGGCGAACAGCACCGCCTCGCCCGGGCCGCGCACCTCCTCGAGCACGTCGAACACGGCCCGGTTGTAGAGCTGCGTGTAGCGGTGGTGCATCGCCTCGGGGTCGCTGCCGTCGTGCCAGGCGACGTCGATGGGGATGCGTTCGCCGAAGTCGGTCTTGATCGCGTCGACGCCCTGCGCGAGAAGGCGCCGCAGGTGCGCCTGGAACCAGCGCGTCGCCTCGGGGTTCGTGAAGTCGACGAGCGCCATGCCGGCCTGCCAGAGGTCCCACTGCCAGACGCTGCCGTCGGGCCGGCGCACGAGGTAGCCGTGCTCGACGCCCTCCCGGAACAGCCTCGAGCGCTGCGCGATGTACGGGTTCAGCCACGCGCTCACGCGCAGGCCGCGGTCGTGCAGGCGCGCGAGCATGCCCTCGGGGTCGGGGAACACGGCCGGATCCCACTCGAAGTCGGTCCAGTGGAACTCGCGCATCCAGAAGCAGTCGAAGTGGAACACCTCGAGCGGGATGTCGCGCTCGGCCATCCCGTCGATGAACGCGTTGACGGTGTCCTCGTCGTAGTCGGTCGTGAAGCTCGTCGAGAGCCAGAGGCCGTACGACCAGTCGGGCACCTGCGCCGGTCGGCCGGTGAGCCGCGTGTACCGGTCGAGCACCTCGGCAGGGGTCGGACCCGCGATGACGAAGTACTCGAGGCACTCCCCCGCGACCGAGAACTGCACCTGCTCCACGGCCTCGGAGCCGACCTCGAACGAGACGTGGCCCGCGTGGTTCACGAGCACGCCGTAGCCGCGATTCGTGAGGTAGAACGGCACGTTCTTGTAGGACTGCTCGCTCGACGTGCCGCCGTCGGCGTTCCACACGTCGACGGTCTGGCCGTTCTTC is a genomic window containing:
- the yicI gene encoding alpha-xylosidase, coding for MKFTDGFWHTRPGVEALYAQEARDLAVDGDELVAWAPTRVVATRGDTLNRPMLTVSLASPAEGVIRVRIEHHCGTPRDVGFGIGSDAAHRPVIAIDDEGGVVDAGSLRARIRRGAPWDLSFEHDGGTYTSSGHKSVGYMRLEPGAPVAAEPAGVAGITTTGLAAASAYLHAQLSLGVGELVYGLGERFGPLVKNGQTVDVWNADGGTSSEQSYKNVPFYLTNRGYGVLVNHAGHVSFEVGSEAVEQVQFSVAGECLEYFVIAGPTPAEVLDRYTRLTGRPAQVPDWSYGLWLSTSFTTDYDEDTVNAFIDGMAERDIPLEVFHFDCFWMREFHWTDFEWDPAVFPDPEGMLARLHDRGLRVSAWLNPYIAQRSRLFREGVEHGYLVRRPDGSVWQWDLWQAGMALVDFTNPEATRWFQAHLRRLLAQGVDAIKTDFGERIPIDVAWHDGSDPEAMHHRYTQLYNRAVFDVLEEVRGPGEAVLFARSATAGGQSMPVHWGGDNSSTFTSMAESLRGGLSLALSGFGYWSHDIGGFEGDPDPAVFKRWLAFGLLSSHSRLHGSTSYRVPWAFDTGDEAPGQSAVEVARAFTKLKASLRPYLVAAGDEAHRTGRPVMRPMQLEFPDDPATAYLDRQYLLGPSLLVAPVFSASGEVDYYLPAGRWTNWFTREVVEGGGWRREVHGFDTVPLWIREGAVVPVVDEEGRAGEVRGAAAS